The Diprion similis isolate iyDipSimi1 chromosome 11, iyDipSimi1.1, whole genome shotgun sequence genome includes a region encoding these proteins:
- the LOC124412076 gene encoding MAP kinase-activating death domain protein isoform X2: MDIQKKFLCPRLVDYLAIVGARPPSASRQPVQVPELLRRYPVEDHKDFPLPLDMVYFCQPEGCSSVGPKRTVLREATSFTFTLTDKDSGKTRYGICVNFYRPIERGGSTGGGVTGRRDRHSTTFRRESWRKSMEKSSDSAFSRAVLYSDYRSSAVGPSDSERDCPSRRDSDTPHAPHAPRLGVTAPSGDSESGGSHSPSPRASRKRQRVRNHSLTSLCIISHHPFFSIFRECLFVLKKIIDACNESSSPRRVGASRQVNRDTVWSALTSQALEGTPSIVLHDVREIETWILRLLSAPVPVPGKTRVEVEILSPSLQPPLCFALPDHTRFSLVDFPLHLPLELLGVDICLKVLTLILLEHKLVLQSRDYNALSMSVMAFVTMIYPLEYMFPAIPLLPTCMSCAEQLLLAPTPFVIGIPATFLLYKKNFRMPDDIWLVDLDSNKITPPSGFGDTLPPLPEPEGTILKNHLKQAMQLMDQVGAGAMGSLVTPQPQQPSPQHALPQPLMQSPSRRESSASHHSTLSVSSARHRPSMDYSMHSQHSAANSPGTPSTSSPHRTSLTPSMSPTSTQKQTPHPSPGFNPFIYGNDVDSVDVATRVAMVRFFNSQNLLANFSEHTRTLRLYPRPVVAFQINSFLRSRPRTSSFLNKFARTQAVEFLAEWSLTPSNVAFLRVHTGVFDPTQIGDKPRWYAPSLEPIYFPIWDSNGSLAAAMRTLQQLENQPTDESGSDSEGADSTSSSYSSLSDFVSEMVSSDLSPSYHCPQATQPQPMSLSVDPKNVYNPPSSLQYPGADDDPPTRPGSPLSTSSSHSDLSSPSFNRDSELELNPRIQEGSQVAKSDNDKEEGGSFESDSASTTATPRTILSAQSTVGQFGSGAGSLVTPSPSDTERPTTPHRTSRLNRSVTPVPPLSPGPQRQPSVGNVLARTSSFGSAVGPLLPRQPSGGSNNGSPTLPRQATTGNGVQRHHSGNSNVPRQNSGSSTGTGVIRQGSQGSLFEQFASQAKDLVRETTRQSSQDGLLAHMDKLKHQAREKINEAGEESLFAPLEQLTQQTKKAMGEASKSVQEVSKNALEASKTAAGVSKNTFDDLTYVGKSTFGDLTKSAKEAATKKGLLKGLGDSQQSPPHTSPPPGPLQRRDSSSTQLVASDSRAGRRDIGRDFFSNISSDLNGIAAQTSSMFSDLFGNKHSSNRNANPHPQSQKPKEKSQTFGPFPKGRKGLVERSSLIKHSTNKPSQEELQRMQNVERSSTNSDNQAFLTDIVNQALAGEGVGWLKLNRLKKLMEDESYRNLVVTNLNKGLERKISPDDHIDDVCVSRPVYKGMLKCLQAVVHGLVHTYSNFGPGGMASVFQLMEIAHTHYWSKDLTEGGFESSLISQTSSPFGSKENLRSPQSPKQPDLSDLSRKSSLQPSSELPQLRLEMSHPQLPAGGDENQSTTEMFLDMFSKKGKLLSRLTSFDSEGGHGAGGGTGSSEALSTDGGSIITNPAFRQAHQASFRSTVSDSEVEQGNFPHQGKQRTASVWSSKSSLSTGFRYHGGSLVPTVTTPSPEAARTYLFEGLLGKERSSLWDQMQFWEDAFLDAVSQERDMVGMDQGPGEMMERYKSLSESERRRLEHDEDRLLCTLLHNLTAILVMLNVDKGELKRKVRRLLGKSHIGLIYSQELNQLLDQMTNLHGNDIDLKPLTSRQMHRQSFTVHAGVDAEGDLRFLEVRHDGLVLRSVNGVIVERWWYERLVNMTYSPKNKVLCLWRRNGGQTQLHKYYTKKCKDLYYCIKDAMEKAAQRGRGAGSGVELGGEFPVQDMRTGEGGLLQVCMEGVGLLFANSKFFVRLDHIRKCFTQKGGIFVLEEFNPKTRQVIQRKYKSQLADQICYAVLCVFSYLAAGMEDRKQLQQQQQQQYLNHPTGSGAQAMHGSGLSQAGSPRHH, from the exons ATGGATatacaaaagaaatttctgTGCCCTCGCCTGGTTGATTACCTGGCCATTGTGGGGGCAAGACCACCATCGGCTTCTCGACAGCCCGTTCAG GTACCAGAGCTACTACGCAGATATCCTGTGGAAGATCACAAGGATTTTCCACTACCCCTTGATATGGTTTACTTTTGTCAACCCGAGGGCTGTAGTAGCGTTGGACCTAAACGTACAGTCTTGCGAGAGGCTACTTCCTTCACCTTCACACTTACCGACAAGGATTCTG GAAAAACACGTTACGGAATATGTGTAAATTTCTACCGACCTATAGAACGCGGCGGAAGTACGGGCGGAGGGGTGACAGGCAGGAGGGATAGGCACAGTACAACTTTTCGTCGCGAAAGCTGGAGAAAAAGCATGGAGAAAAGTTCAGACTCTGCATTTTCTAG AGCTGTTCTTTATAGCGACTATAGGAGCAGTGCGGTAGGACCAAGTGACTCTGAAAGGGACTGCCCCAGCAGGAGAGACTCGGACACACCACATGCACCTCATGCCCCAAGACTCGGTGTCACTGCACCAAGTGGAGACAGCGAAAGTGGAGGCAGCCATTCTCCTTCACCCAGAGCTTCTCGAAAACGTCAG CGTGTGAGGAATCATTCTTTGACGTCGCTCTGTATAATCTCTCATCATCcgtttttctcaatatttcgaGAATGCTTGTttgttctgaaaaaaatcatcgacgCCTGCAATGAAAGCTCTTCCCCGAGGAGGGTGGGAGCCTCGAGACAAGTTAACAG AGACACGGTATGGAGCGCGTTGACAAGTCAGGCTCTTGAAGGCACTCCGTCAATTGTACTTCATGATGTCAGAGAAATCGAAACGTGGATTCTGCGACTACTAAGTGCCCCTGTTCCTGTTCCTGGAAAAACTAGAGTAGAAGTTGAAATACTCTCTCCGTCGTTACAACCGCCGCTCTGCTTTGCCCTACCTGATCACACCAGGTTTTCATTGGTCGACTTTCCGCTTCATCTTCCCTTGGAATTGTTAGGTGTTGACATATGTTTGAAAGTTCTAACGCTGATTTTGCTTGAACATAAG CTTGTGCTACAATCCCGAGATTATAACGCCTTGTCAATGTCAGTCATGGCATTTGTTACAATGATCTATCCACTGGAATATATGTTTCCTGCAATCCCATTGCTTCCGACGTGTATGAGCTGTGCAGAGCAACTGCTGCTGGCTCCCACACCGTTTGTTATTGGTATTCCGGCAACTTTTCTACTATAcaaaaagaatttcagaatgcCCGATGATATCTGGCTCGTTGACTTGGACAGCAATAAAATTACACCACCTAGTGGCTTTGGTGATACGTTACCTCCGCTGCCTGAACCGGAGGGtactattttaaaaaatcatctgAAACAG GCAATGCAACTCATGGACCAAGTTGGAGCTGGT GCAATGGGCAGCTTAGTAACACCGCAACCACAACAGCCTTCCCCACAGCATGCGTTACCACAACCTTTGATGCAGTCACCTAGTAGAAGAGAAAGTTCGGCGTCGCATCACTCAACTTTAAG TGTTTCTTCCGCTCGGCATCGACCCAGCATGGACTATAGTATGCACAGTCAACATAGTGCTGCGAATTCCCCTGGAACGCCATCCACATCCAGTCCACATCGCACGTCACTAACTCCTTCAATGAGTCCAACTTCGACTCAAAAACAAACCCCTCATCCGTCACCTGGTTTCAATCCATTTATCTACGGAAACGATGTTGATTCCGTTGATGTGGCAACTCGTGTTGCTATGGTCCGCTTTTTCAACTCTCAAAACCTCTTGGCAAACTTCAGCGAACACACAAGAACCTTGAGACTCTATCCAAGGCCGGTAGTAGCctttcaaattaattcgttCCTAAGATCAAGACCGAGAACCAGCAgctttttgaataaatttgcaaGGACGCAGGCAGTCGAATTCCTAGCAGAGTGGTCGCTCACTCCAAGTAATGTGGCTTTCCTGAGAGTCCACACAGGTGTATTCGACCCGACTCAAATTGGCGACAAACCACGTTGGTACGCTCCCAGCTTAGAGCCAATATATTTTCCCATCTGGGATTCAAACGGATCCTTAGCTGCAGCGATGAGAACTTTACAACAACTTGAAAATCAGCCAACAGACGAAAGTGGATCTGACTCCGAGGGAGCCGATAGTACCAGTTCGTCTTACTCTTCACTTAGCGATTTCGTATCGGAAATGGTATCTTCTGATCTTTCACCCA gcTACCATTGCCCTCAAGCAACGCAGCCACAACCTATGTCTCTTTCAGTTGATCCAAAGAATGTCTACAATCCCCCTAGTTCTTTACAATACCCTGGTGCCGACGACGATCCCCCTACCAGACCTGGAAGTCCACTAAGTACGTCATCAAGTCACAGTGATCTGAGCAGCCCCAGTTTCAACAGGGATTCCGAGCTTGAATTAAATCCAAGGATTCAAGAGGGTTCGCAAGTAGCTAAAAGTGATAAT GATAAAGAGGAGGGAGGTAGCTTTGAATCAGACTCAGCATCGACAACAGCCACACCACGCACAATCCTGAGTGCACAAAGTACAGTAGGCCAGTTTGGAAGTGGCGCGGGGTCTTTAGTGACCCCATCACCCAGTGATACAGAGCGCCCTACCACTCCCCACCGGACCTCACGCCTCAATAGATCTGTCACTCCA GTTCCGCCACTCAGTCCAGGGCCACAACGCCAACCAAGTGTAGGCAATGTTCTGGCACGTACATCGAGCTTTGGATCAGCGGTTGGACCTCTTCTTCCGAGACAACCAAGTGGTGGGAGTAACAATGGGTCACCTACATTACCTCGTCAAGCGACTACTGGTAATGGCGTTCAGCGTCATCATAGTGGGAACAGCAATGTTCCTCGACAAAACAGTGGAAGTAGTACTGGAACTGGTGTTATTAGGCAAGGATCACAAGGATCGTTATTTGAACAGTTTGCCTCACAAGCTAAAGATTTAGTCAGGGAGACGACAAGACAGAGTAGTCAAGATGGACTACTCGCTCATATGGACAAG CTGAAGCATCAAGCAAgggagaaaataaatgaagctGGCGAAGAAAGCTTATTTGCACCCTTGGAACAG CTTACGCAGCAAACCAAGAAAGCGATGGGTGAAGCATCAAAGTCGGTTCAGGAAGTATCAAAGAATGCCTTAGAAGCAAGTAAAACAGCTGCAGGTGTTAGTAAAAATACCTTTGATGATTTGACCTATGTGGGAAAAAGTACTTTTGGCGATTTGACTAAAAGTGCTAAAGAAGCTGCGACCAAAAAAGGGTTGCTCAAG GGACTCGGTGATTCCCAGCAATCACCTCCACACACTTCCCCACCACCTGGTCCACTTCAACGAAGAGATTCTAGTAGTACCCAGTTAGTCGCATCTGACTCTCGTGCTGGTAGAAGAGATATTGGCCGTGATTTTTTTAGCAATATAAGTAGTGATCTGAATGGCATAGCTGCGCAAACTAGCAGTATGTTTAGTGATTTATTTG GCAATAAGCATAGCTCTAATCGGAACGCTAATCCGCATCCTCAATCGCAAAAACCTAAAGAAAAATCTCAGACATTTGGACCCTTCCCCAAAG GTAGAAAAGGGCTGGTCGAGAGATCATCGTTGATAAAACATTCAACCAACAAACCTAGTCAGGAGGAATTACAACGGATGCAAAATGTAGAACGATCGAGTACAAATAGCGATAATCAAGCATTCCTAACAGAT ATTGTGAACCAAGCATTAGCAGGAGAAGGAGTGGGCTGGCTCAAATTGAATAGGTTGAAAAAACTAATGGAAGACGAGAGTTATCGCAACCTTGTTGTAACGAATTTGAATAAGGGtcttgagagaaaaataagtcCTGATGATCATATCGATGACgtt TGCGTTTCACGGCCAGTTTATAAAGGGATGCTGAAGTGCCTTCAAGCTGTAGTTCACGGCCTGGTACATACTTATAGCAATTTCGGACCCGGTGGTATGGCATCTGTATTCCAACTGATGGAGATTGCACATACACACTACTGGAGCAAAGACCTAACAGAGGGAGGATTTGAAAGTTCTCTCATATCTCAG ACTTCCAGTCCGTTTGGtagtaaagaaaatttgagatcACCGCAGTCCCCGAAGCAGCCTGACTTGTCAGACTTATCTAGGAAATCATCCCTTCAACCGTCTTCAG AGTTACCACAACTCAGATTGGAAATGTCACACCCTCAATTACCTGCAGGTGGAGATGAAAATCAATCAACTACAGAAATGTTTCTCGATATGTTTTcgaagaaaggaaaattgCTCAGCAGATTAACGTCATTTGACTCAGAG GGAGGGCATGGCGCAGGTGGTGGTACAGGAAGCAGTGAAGCCCTCTCAACTGATGGGGGCAGCATAATTACGAATCCTGCATTTCGTCAAGCACATCAGGCCTCTTTTCGCAGTACCGTCTCTGATAGTGAGGTTGAGCAAGGCAAT TTTCCACACCAAGGTAAACAGCGTACTGCGAGTGTTTGGTCCAGTAAGTCGTCTTTAAGCACTGGATTTAGATATCACGGCGGAAGTCTTGTTCCAACAGTAACAACACCGAGTCCAGAAGCAGCTCGAACTTATCTTTTTGAAG GGCTATTGGGCAAAGAAAGATCTTCTCTCTGGGATCAGATGCAGTTTTGGGAGGATGCATTCCTTGACGCTGTTTCTCAGGAGCGTGATATGGTGGGCATGGATCAAGGACCAGGAGAAATGATGGAAAG GTACAAGAGTCTGAGTGAAAGTGAGAGGAGGAGGCTGGAGCATGATGAGGACCGATTATTATGTACTTTACTGCACAATTTGACAGCTATTTTGGTAATGCTCAATGTTGATAAAGGGGAACTGAAGCGTAAAGTGCGTAGATTACTTGGAAAAAGTCACATCGGCCTCATTTACAGTCAAGAGCTTAATCAGCTATTGGATCAAATGACCAATCTT caTGGCAATGACATTGATCTAAAGCCTCTCACTTCTCGTCAAATGCACCGTCAATCATTTACTGTTCATGCTGGTGTCGATGCTGAAGGCGATTTGCGTTTTTTGGAAGTACGGCACGATGGTTTGGTACTCAGATCAGTAAATGGTGTCATTGTTGAGCGCTGGTGGTACGAACGCTTGGTTAATATGACTTATAGCCCTAAAAATAAAGTTCTCTGCCTCTGGAGGCGAAATGGAGGGCAAACTCAACTGCATAAATATTACACTAAAAAG tGTAAAGACCtgtattattgtataaaaGACGCAATGGAGAAAGCGGCGCAACGAGGTCGAGGTGCTGGTTCGGGTGTAGAATTAGGTGGTGAGTTTCCAGTGCAAGATATGCGCACGGGTGAGGGGGGCCTTCTCCAAGTATGCATGGAGGGCGTGGGTCTACTCTTCGCTAATAGCAAG TTTTTTGTAAGACTCGATCATATCCGCAAGTGCTTTACACAGAAGGGTGGGATCTTCGTTTTGGAAGAATTCA ATCCTAAAACTAGACAAGTAATTCAACGTAAATATAAGTCACAATTG GCAGATCAGATCTGCTATGCAGTTCTCTGTGTCTTTTCGTATCTTGCTGCTGGCATGGAAGATCGTAAACAattacagcagcagcaacaacagcaataTCTAAATCACCCTACCGGCAGTGGTGCACAAGCGATGCATGGATCTGGATTATCGCAGGCAGGTTCCCCACGTCACCACTGA